Sequence from the Sphingomonas sp. SORGH_AS_0950 genome:
GGCGATCTTCTGCCCTTCGTCCCCCATGGCATCGAGGTCGTCGCCATACAGCTTGATCGCGACATCGGCGCGAACGCCCGCGATCAGCTCGTTGAACCGCATCTGGATCGGCTGCTGGATCTCGGTGCGGTTGCCGATGACCTGCTTCATCCGTTCCTCGATCCGGCGAATGATGTCGGCCTTGGTCCGCACCTCGGCGGGCCACTCGCTCTCGGGCTTGGGGATGACATAGGTGTCCGACGCGTTGGGTGGCATCGGATCGGTGCCCAGATCGGCATTGCCGTTCTTGGAAAAGACCAGCGCCACCTCGGGCAGCGTCTTCAGCGCATTCTCGATCCGCATCTGCATCTGCGTCGACTGGTCGATCGAGGCGGAGGGCACGCGGAAGTTCGTGACGGTGATATCCTTTTCGTCAAGCTGCGGCATGAACTCCTCACCCAGCCACCCGAAGCCCAGGATCGCGGCCACGAACACCGCCGCCCCGCCCAGCACGAAGGGACGCGGCCGGGCGATCGCGCGGGCGAGCACGGGGGCATAGCGCGCCTTGAACCAGCGGATCGGCCGCACTTCGGTTTCCTCGACGCGCCCCTTTATAAAGATCGCGATCATCGCGGGTACGAAGGTCAGTGAAAGAATGAAGGCGCAGCCAAGCGCGATCATCAGCGTGATCGCCATGGGTGCGAAGGTCTTGCCCTCCACCCCCTGGAAGGTGAGGAGCGGCGCGAAGGCCAGGAAGATGATCGCCTGGCCATAGACGGTCGGCCGGATCATCTCGCGCGCCGAGGCGGCGGTGGTCTCCAACCGTTCCGCGCGGGTCAGCAGCCGTCCTTCGACATGCTGCCGCTCGGCCAGATGGCGCAGCGCATTCTCGACGATGATGACCGCCCCGTCGACGATCAGTCCGAAGTCAAGCGCGCCAAGGCTCATCAGATTGCCCGAGACGCCCAGCATGTTCATGCCGGTCGCGGTCATCACCATGGTGATCGGGATGACGGCCGCGGTGATCAGCGCGGCGCGGACATTGCCGAGCAGCAGGAACAATATGACGATGACGAGCAGTGCGCCCTCGAACAGGTTCTTGCGTACGGTGGCAATGGTGGCATTGACCAGTTTCGAACGGTTGTAGACCGGCTCCGCAAAGACGTCCGGGGGCAGGGTTCGGTTGATCCGGACGAGCTTGTCGGCGACGGCGGTCGACACGATGCGGCTATTCTCGCCGACCAGCATCAGCACGGTCGAGATGACCGCCTCGGACCCCATGCGGCTGCCTGAGCCGGTGCGGACCGCGCCGCCGATCGTCACCTGGCCGACATCGCGCACCCGGACGGGCACGGCATTGCGTGTGGCAATCACCGCGTCCTGAATGTCTTCGACCGATTTCAGCCGCGCGTCGGCGCGTACCAGAAAGCTCTCGCCCGCGCGGCGGACGTAATTCGCCCCCGCCGAGACATTGGCGCGCTCCACCGCATCGGCCAGCTCGGTCATGGAAACGCCATAGGCGGCCAGCGCGGACAGGTTCGGCTCGATCAGATATTGTTTGACATAGCCGCCGTTGGAATCGACCCCTGCCACCCCCTTCACGGTGCGCATCTGCGGCCGGATGATCCAGTCCTGCACGGTGCGAAGATAGGCAGCCTTGGCGAGTTCGGTGG
This genomic interval carries:
- a CDS encoding efflux RND transporter permease subunit, with translation MIAAILSGSVRLRWLVAVLTLAVIAVGAWQITQLPIDAVPDVTNRQVQVSTFVPALGPVDVEKQVTFPIETALAGIPGLEMTRSLSRNGFSQITAVFTDATSIYFARQQIAERLAQARDSLPAGVQPNLAPLSTGLGEIFFYSIAFRHPDGRGAPRIDGRPGWQSDGSYLTPEGERLTTELAKAAYLRTVQDWIIRPQMRTVKGVAGVDSNGGYVKQYLIEPNLSALAAYGVSMTELADAVERANVSAGANYVRRAGESFLVRADARLKSVEDIQDAVIATRNAVPVRVRDVGQVTIGGAVRTGSGSRMGSEAVISTVLMLVGENSRIVSTAVADKLVRINRTLPPDVFAEPVYNRSKLVNATIATVRKNLFEGALLVIVILFLLLGNVRAALITAAVIPITMVMTATGMNMLGVSGNLMSLGALDFGLIVDGAVIIVENALRHLAERQHVEGRLLTRAERLETTAASAREMIRPTVYGQAIIFLAFAPLLTFQGVEGKTFAPMAITLMIALGCAFILSLTFVPAMIAIFIKGRVEETEVRPIRWFKARYAPVLARAIARPRPFVLGGAAVFVAAILGFGWLGEEFMPQLDEKDITVTNFRVPSASIDQSTQMQMRIENALKTLPEVALVFSKNGNADLGTDPMPPNASDTYVIPKPESEWPAEVRTKADIIRRIEERMKQVIGNRTEIQQPIQMRFNELIAGVRADVAIKLYGDDLDAMGDEGQKIADAVRTIPGAADVSVEQTDGAPTFDVRIDRQAAGRLGLSVDAVAATVAAALGGREAGLLFEGDRRFAVVVRLPDVQRDDIDTLGAIPVMLPAAEGQTARSVPLREVASFHYTQGLNQISRENGKRMITVQVNVRGRDLGGFVAEAEARIAKMTLPPGMYTEWGGTFQSLQSAQLRLMLVVPICFLAIYALLFMALGGFVPALIVFSAVPMALAGGVFALLIRGIPFSITAAVGFIALSGVAVLNGLVMMSAIARHREMGEADDQAIAEGAMERVRPVLMTALVASLGFVPMALATGTGAEVQRPLATVVIGGLITSTALTLVVLPAIAAWVSRRTRAPERSGAERLART